From the Cohaesibacter sp. ES.047 genome, the window CCAGCAAGATGGGTGGTATCATTTGCTTGATGCGCTTGATTGCAACGCACCCGATATCCCGGATTTGGATCCTTATCGCAAAACCAATTTTGTTGCGGTAAGAAAACTTGCTGATTTCATGCGATCTGCAGATATCCAACCACAGGACATCACCAACGATATCGCCAACAGCAAGTATCTTGACTGCCCGACGCGCATACGGGATTCCTATCGCCGCGCCGTGGCGTTTCTTGACAAGCTCCGCAAATATGATTTTGCTCGCCCCCATCTGCCTCTGGGCAGCATTGGCTTTTCAGCCCGCCGTTTGCGTCAGAATCAGGAGCCGATCCCGCTAGATTGGCAGGAAGACTTTGATGCGATCTATGCGATCTTGGCTGACAAGGATTTTGATCCTGTATCAAAGACCTATGCCAATCGCAGCCCCGAAACGCAAACCCTCTTCAACTCGACGATGAACTCCATCACGCGCACGTACCTCGATGCGCATCCCGAAACTGACACCAGTCAACCTTGGGATCTTATTTTCGCCCGCGGCGATGTGATTACTGAGGTCCGGAATCTGATGATTGCCCGCTGTCAGTTGCCAGACCATGATGACCGCAAAATTTCGCCTCGGACCGTACGGAAATATCTGTCCAAATACAAACGGGTCCTCCATGCGCTTGACGCTGACCCGACAGCCCTTGCGGCGCTCACCCAGGCGCTCAAAAACAATTCGTTCCTGATTGAGGGCAAAGATGCCGAAAAGGAAATGGCTGAAGCCAATAGGAAGTTTTGTGAAAAATTGTTTGAATCCAAAGCCCTTACAAAGCGCTTCTTGAACTCGCCTTTTGCCTTTCAGGATGCTGCCCTGGAAATGGAAGCAAAAGGGCGCGCACTGACGAAGATGGAACTGGTGAAATACCGCTGGATCGGCACTTGTGCGGCCTTTTGCGCCATCGAAATCGGCGGAGCACCAATCCGCTGCGAAAATGCCATGGGCCTGACCCTCCATGGCACTGATGCGCATATCATAATGCCCAAGAGCAAGAAGGATCCCGTCAAGCTTCGGATTCCACCGGGCACCGTCAAAAACAAAAAGGGCATCAAGGTTGAGATACTCCCAGGCAAACAGGACTATCTGGGAGTCTTGAACTGGTATCTTGAAACCATCAGGCCCTTGTATCAGCACGCGGCCAACAACCCGTATTTCTTTCCAGCCCCGGAAAGTGCCACAAAGCCAATGAATGAGAGCTATTTTAGCACGCGGTTTTCTCTCTACACGCGCACGGTCCTCAACTTGCCCATGACACCTCAACAAATGCGCCATGGACAAGCATCACTCTTGCTTCGGGCACATCCCGACAAGATCGTGGTCATAGCAGCGCGCCTCGGCGATACGGTCAATACGGTCAATACGGTTTTGACCTATTACGCATGGATCAAGGAAGTGGAACAGATGCAAGCCGGCCAAGAACTGATTGCGGAGATGATCGATGAATAATGGTAACAAAAAAGACAAAATGAGCACAGAAGCAGCGAACACCCCATCCAATGACGAGTTGCTCGCTCCTTATGAGACAATGCCAACATTCGGTCTGTTGGACGACATTCATAAGAAGCGGTTGGCCAAGTTTTTGCTCTATAATCATTTGCACGGCATAACCGCACCCACCAAACAGGACTTTTTGGATTACTCAGCAAATCGCGAACCAGCCGGCATGCTGATCCGTTTGAGGGAAACCATGAATATCCTTTATCCTGGCCACCCGACTGTCTCCACAGCCCTGCAGGCAGCGATCACCGAAAAGACGATTGCATATGACAAGGCCCACAGGAAACCGCGAAAAAAGGCAGAGAGAAAGCCAGCAAAGTTTCGAAGCCCTGTGACGGAGTGGCCCGTCCAATGGCAAAAAGTCTGGGCGCAGTTGCGAAATGGCCATCGCCCTTCTGGCCGCAAAGCATTTTCAGAGAGTTTGCTGGAAAGTATGCAAGATGTCATCAGTGAGTATGTCTGGACCCTCAAAACCGCAGGCGTTCCGGTCGTCATCGATACCGCTGGTGTACGCATTCTTGAACAGACAAAAAAAGATCGGGCTCCGTCTGCAGAAGAAGCCGCTTACATGAATCAGGGGTGCCGTGCCCGTACCTTGCAAACCGCAACAACCCGATTGCGCCAGTTCGGAAAAGAGCTTGGTATCAGCCCCCAGATTCTGGCCGACTTAAGCAAGCATATCAACAAACTCGAAAGCGATGCAGCCGCAGAAAGCCCCCTGAAATTCGGCCGATATGAACAAGTACCCTCTTACAAGGATATCTACCGGATTGCTTGCCAACTCCTCAAGGACAGCTCAACTGCCACACATCGCAAGACAAAGAACAAGTTGCGCAATCAGGCAGCAGTCATCGCACTTTGGCTCTTTATGCCACTGCGCATAACAGATGGGTTATTGCGGTGGGGAGACGACATCACCTATGACGCCAACATAGGTAGCTATAAGATCAATGTGGCCACCAACAAGACGGGCCAATCGATCAGGGCGCCACTGCATCCAAAACTCGATAGATTCTTCGATGCCCTGATATTTGACGAGGTCAGCCCTGAAGTCGGAACGGGATGGCTCAATCAACAAAGACAGAGGCTGATCCAAGGAAAAGCCCCGGTGTTTCATGACTTCTTGGGCAAAATGTATGACAAAAAGCGTTTTTCAAAGGTTTGGCGTGAGCACTTCGGAACAGGCGCTCACATCGCACGAACCATGGCTCATACCGAGCTTGGCAAACGCGGTGCAGAAGGCGTTGCCATGGCGATGGCGCTCTGTGCCCAACGTGACATCAAAACCAGACTGGCCTATCAGGCTGATGCCTTGCGCGATACTCTCTTCAAGCAATCCCAATCCCTGATGGACCAATTGGTGGCAAAAACCTTGTCATCACCGGACGAGGATGAAGACACCGAAACCGACAAATAGATCATTTATCCATGACCAGGTCCGATCATCTCTCGTGAGACACAACACCCCTTTCCTGACGTGAAAGGGGTGTTTTTTTGTTGGAAAGAATACAGTTCAGTTTGGCGCGACAGCCGGGATGTCGCCGCGCCGATCTGAACGTCCAAACCTTTCAGAAGAGCAACAGGCGTCTGTTTTCACTTTTACAAGGAAGTCACAAACATGACCGATGCCATCAATCCATCCCCCGACAATTGGCTCAAGGATCTCAAACCCGGAGATATCGTCCAGTTTCCTGCCTACCCACCGAAAACTCCACTCCTCCACAACGCCTTCGTTGTGATCGAGATCGCGCAACTCGATTCTGAAACCCTGCTGTTGATGGGCATCGGTCGTGATGTCGATCCGACATCTTTGAACGCCTCAGATATCCAGATCACCGAAAAGATGGACCTGCAAATGGCAGGCCTTTCACAACCAATCACCTTCTCGGTCAATTTCACCCGAACGGTTCTCATCCCTCACGATGTTTCCAGACTGCCTTCAATGGCCTCGCCAGTGATCGGCAGGCTACCAAACAAGGGACTTCATCGCATGCAATATATTCGAAGCCCTCAACGCATTGAGGCGGATCGCCTTCTGCTTCACGAGGCTCGTCATCAGTTGACGCATTCAGGAGAAAGAGGCCCAAAAGCTCTGATGTCGGAGAATGATCTCGAGCGGCAACAGGCTGCATGGGATGCCATCTCTGCCCGGTGATCCGAAAACCACCTTCTGGCTCGCAGCCAATGGCGAGCCAGACATCCGAAGAAGGAAGAGTTGGAAACAATGCGCAATGGAGGGGTTCGAGATCGATCGCGGCAGCCTTGATGACGCCGCGCACGATCCGATCCCCCAAACAAAGGAAAAGGAAAAGACAGGCGTCAAGCAAACCTCAAACGTAAGGACGCAAAAGCCCATGCTCATCAAGGCCAAACAAGATCATCACATCGCCCAACACCGCCATGACTGGAAAGACAAACTCAAATGGGGCGATGTCATTCTCTTCCCCTTCCCGTTCGCTGAGAAACGAAAGCAAAACGCTCCTGAACCACGCCCTTGTCTCATCCATGATATCCGCAACATCGGCGGGATGCGCTTTGTCACCCTTGTCTACGGATCAAGGCTCGAGAACAAATCCAGCTCATCCCTTCAAACTGACATCACCAACCCGATTGCCATGGCCGCAGCCGGTCTCAACTCGCCAACGGTCTTTGACAGCAACATCCGAATTACCGTTTCCCTCGACCATAACGGATTCAAGAAATGCAGATCAGCCTCACCTGTCATCGGGCGTCTGATCGGTCCTGACGGATTGCGTTTCAGTGCCATCCGCGCCCGTGTTCAGGCCAATATCGACATGGCGGCAGTCCGCAATTTCGAGAAGGGCCGAGAGGACCGCACCCCCAAAAAGCCGACCCTGCCATCCATCAGCCTTACCAAAACAGCAACAGTGGAACTCGATGAGCGCCCTCATCTTCGCTCCTGGCTCCGTTGAGAATTCGCCTTCCTGCATAGACAGGAAACATCGGCGCTTCAGTTTCGCTTCTACCGATATTGTTTCCGCATCTCAAAACACTCATCGAAATCGAGCCTGAGGATCATGCATCGGTCACGGCGTCAAACTGTCGCCGTGACTGAGACAACAACAGCTTGCGCCAACATTGTTCACCCATTGAATGGCCTGCTTTGCTCTACCAATCCGTTCGCCAGCCGCACTCCATTCAGTTTTTCTTATTCAGGATACACTTTGATATGAAAGACCTTTTCATCAGCTTTGGATCATCCATCTGCGTTCAGAATTTCGTTGAAGGCCCACTCTATTGCAAAGAGCTTCAGTCTGACGAAGTCGCGGGCATCATCGCAACCACAAGAGCAGAAGGTGGCAAGATCAAAGGCTACTACGATTTCAGCTCAGAACTGTCGGAAGAAGAAGATCGGCGTCTCCAACAGCTTCTTGTCGCTTTTGAAACAGCAACAGGAACCCGGCTCACCAATAATGACTTTTACTATGAATGCGACGAAGACGGCGATCAGTTCCCGATCATCAACTACGTTCCGACCGTGACCGAAACCTGCAGCATGCTGGTGGTGGAGTATTTCATCCAGTGTTCAATTCTAGAAGACGGACAGATATTTAAACCAAGCAACCCATATGCAGCAGATGGCATGTCCTTCTACCTCTTCGAGAAACAACAAAAGCGAGCCTCAAAGCAGAAGGCCTTCTTCTCTGACGGAATTCCGGATGACATTGCGCATTCCGGTCTTATCCGGCCACTGATTCCGACAGCATCCGGCCACCCATTCCGATTTGATCCGGCCATTGATTCCGGAGCATTCGGCCCCCCCTTGTGAAGGGGATTTGTCGACCGTTTTGAGGTAATCACTCACCGGCTATCTTGTGTTCTTTTGGAACGTGAGAAAGCCCCATGAAGAGATTACCAATGCGCAAGATCCGGGAAGCCCTTCGGCTTCGGGCAGAAGGCTTGTCAGGACGCCGAGTGGCGCAAAGCCTTTCGATAGGACGAGCAACGATATCGGACTATTTCCGTCGCGCGGATTTGGCTGGTTTGGCATGGCCTCTGCCGGTTGATTTGTCTGACAGTGATCTGGAACTTCTTCTTTACCCATCCCAACCTGGGGCGTCCTCTCGCGCGGTACCGCAGCCAGACTGGGCTCATATGCATGCCGAGCTGCGCCGCAAAGGTGTGACGCTGGCTCTGTTGTGGCAGGAATATCGCGAGGTTCATCCTGACGGCTATGGTTACAGCCAATATTGTGCCCGCTATTCAGCGTGGGAAGGCAAGCTTTCGCCGGTAATGCGCCAGCGTCACCCCGCTGGTGAACGGTTGTTTGTCGATTATGCGGGCCAGACCGTGGATGTGATCTGTCCTCAGACCGGTGAAGTGCGCACAGCTCAGATCTTTGTGGCCACGCTTGGGGCGTCGAACTACACCTATGTGGAGGCCAGTTGGACCCAGAGCCTGCCGGATTGGATATCGAGCCATGTGCGGGCCTTCGATTTCTTCGGCGGTGTGCCTGCGATGATTGTCTCAGATAATCTGAAGTCAGCGGTAATCAAGGCCTGTTTCCATGACCCGGCGATCAACCGCACCTATGGGGATATGGCTGCACATTACGATACCGCCGTTGTGCCCGCTCGTCCGCATAAACCCAAGGACAAAGCCAAGGTCGAGACGGCGGTTCAATTGGCCGAGCGCTGGGTATTGGCTCGACTTCGCAACCAGACCTTCTTTGGCCTGGACGAGCTGAACGCAGCAATTCGCCCTCTACAAGATCAGCTCAATGCCAAGGTCACCCGGCATCTGGGTACCAGCCGCCGGGCCTTGTTTGAGAGCCTGGACAAACCAGCCATGAAGCCAGTGCCCCGGGAGCCATACGTCTATGCCGAATGGAAGCAGTGTCGTGCTGGGATTGACTATCACATCGATGTGGACCGGCACTATTACTCGGTACCCTACCAGCTGATCAAACAAAGGCTATGGGTGCGGGTCGCCGCGCGGACCATCGAAGTCTTCCATAAAGGTCAGAGGGTTGCGTCTCACGTCCGCATCTCTGGTAACCGCCAACATTCCACCCAGAAAGAACATATGCCGTCCAATCATCGCCATCGTGCCGACTGGACGCCGGAAAGCATCCGAAGGCAAGCCGTCCGCATCGGCCCCAATGTCGATACCTATGTTGAGGTCGTCATGCGCCGACGCAAACACCCAGAACAAGCCTATCGCAGTTGCATGGGCGTGCTCAAGCTTGCCCGATCTTTTGGCAATGCTCGCCTCGATGCTGCCTGTGAACGCGCGCTCGAGATCAACAGCTACACCTACCAATCCCTGCATTCCATTCTCAAGAATGGTCTGGATCGACAACGCCGAGAAACGCCCACGGACGGCCCCGCGATCACCCACCCCAATATCCGTGGTGCAGATTACTTCCATTGAAAGGACAGGATATGCTGACACATCCAACCCTGGAGCAGCTCAATAGCCTCAAGCTCGACGGCATGGCAGAGGCCTTCACCGAGCTGGCCAGCCAAGACGGAACGGCTGATCTGACCCACGCCGAATGGCTGGGGCTACTCATCGACAGAGAAGCTGCCAGCCGCGAGACCAAGCGGTTCGAGAGCCGAATGCGAACCGCACGTCTGCGCCATGTCGGAGCCGCCCCAGAAGATGTCGACTACAAAACCAGACGTGGGCTGGACAAGGCGCTGTTCCAGCAACTGCTGACAGGTAAATGGATACGGGACAAACGGAACTTGATGATCACCGGCTCATGTGGCGTCGGTAAAACCTGGTTAGCCTGTGCGCTCGCCCAGGCCGCTTGTCGAAGTGGTGTCACCGTGCTTTACAAACGTGTGCCGCGTCTGTTTAGCGAATTGGAGATGGCCCATGCAGACGGGCGCTTCCCGCGCCTCTTTCGAAGCCTTACCAAAACCCAACTCCTGATCCTCGATGACTGGGGACCCGACCGTCTGAATGCAAACCAGAGACGGGACCTCATGGAAATCGTCGAAGAACGATATGGTGCAGGGTCAATCCTGATCACCAGCCAATTGCCGCTGAAAACCTGGCACGAGGTTATCGGCGAACCTACCTTCGCCGACGCTATCCTCGATCGGCTCGTGCACAACGCATATCGCCTCGAACTCGAAGGCCAGTCCTTCCGAAAAACCCATGTCAAAACGGGTGACGAAAACAACAAAAGCTGATACCTAAATCTTCAGGCCTCAAGACGGCACGCCAAAGGTGGCCGGATACTCCGGAATGCGCATGACATTAATGAAGCCTTCGACAGCTAGATGGACAGGTGCTTGATCGATGAAAGATGATGTCTGCGATTAAAGATCGCAGTTTGCTCAAACCGGCCACGCGAAAGAGGAGCATTGCCCTGACTGAAGCTATTTGGGTAACCATCTGTCACAAGATGATTGCTTTCGGCAAACCTTGGGCGTCAAGAGGCTTGAGTTGCTCGAAAGGTGGTCACAGAATTGGCTTATCTCGAATGAACTTCAAAGGCCTGTTTTGCAGAGAGATTACCCAACCATGTCCACGCACTTCGATAGCAACAATCAGATCATATCTGCACGAGCATTCGCCAAGAGACTTGGAATCACTCAGACAGAATTGGCTCTATTGACCGGTGTAGATCGACAATCATTTTATAGGCAATCCGGTTTACGCAAACTGAATGAAGCAGTTCGACCATTAATGAGCATCCTCAACCTAGCAAGCGAGATGACAGGATCTGATCAGCGAGCGGCTCTTTGGTTTAAACATCAACCAATTCCTGGTTGGGCCGGAAAAACTGCGTTTGATTTGGTGTTGGAGCGCAAATCTGACAGAGTTCTTGACTATTTGAAGTCGGTCCAATCAGGTGTCTATTCATAAGTGAATCTGCAATGCACAGATTGGCATATTCCTGACCTGTTCTCATTGAGGCCCATGGAAGAAGCGGCCCAATCCTGCCATTCGCGGTCCGAGTGATGCTGTGTCGCAACATCCCATTTGCGGTCATTCGTCGGTAAGCAGATTATGTATCATCCTTCTCTATTGCTGACATCGAATGAAACACTGCTTTGTTGGAGATCAGGTGGAGACGCAAGGGTAGCGCATCTCACTGCCTAATCTTTCGGGAGTAACTTGATGGGCCGAGTAAAATAACATTTATTTATCGTATAAAAGTAAGTATTACTTACTACATACATAGTTTTTTGACTTCATTAAAAATAAATTTACACAATTTTGGTCTTATATAGCTAGGCAATGTGCAATTTTTAGGTGCATTTTTGTCGGGGTATACTGTTGTTGTCGATCTAATGTGTTCGTCAGAAAGGTAAAATGATGAAATTACAGTCGATTCGCATAAAGATTGTTGGCCTTGCGGCACTTTCCGTTTTGGCAACTGGAGGCACGATTGCCGGAATTTCATTGTATTCATCATTGAACTTGAATGAATATGTAGAGCAGTCGGTTAGTGATATGCAGAGCGAGGAAGCAAAGCGGCTTCTAGGGCAGTTGGCAGGTGTAAAGGCCGCACATATCAAGGAAGAGCTTGATCATGCATTTCAAGCCGCCCGCAATATGGCAAGCGCCTTAGAAACTATCGCAACGAAACCTGAAGATGGAGGCTCTCGGCTCACGTCTCGAAGAACACAGCTGAATGCCTTGCTTGAGCGCGTATTGAAAGATAATCCCAAATTTAATGGAACATATAGCGCCTGGGTGCCAAACGGTATCGATGCGAATGATGATGCCTTCAAAGGACGTACTGATGTTGGGTCCGATGATACAGGTCGCGCTCTGCCCTACTGGGTGCGAGATGCTGTCGGCAAAATCGCACTGCAGCCTTTGGTTGAGTATGACAGTAAAGCACTACATTCCAATGGCATAATGAAAGGCGGTTGGTTTTTGGGTCCAGAGCAATCTGGTAAAGAAAGCCTGCTCGCCCCTTTGCCCTACATTGTGCAAGGAAAAGCAGTACAGCTCGCCACTATTTCCGTCCCAATCAAAGTTGATAATCAGTTTCTGGGCGTCGCAGGATCGGACTTCGATCTCTCATTCATCCAGAAGCTCGCAGACAACGTCAGCCAAACTTTGTATAACGGCAACAGTAAGGCAAACATCATTACCGACAAAGGGCTCGTGGTTGCTTCCAGCAGCACGCCAAAAGCAATCGGAGGTGGGTTCGACAAGATCAATGAGCTTGCTAACATAACACTTGAGCAGCTCAAACTGGACGAAACCCAAGTTACCAATGACGAAACTGCGGGAACTATCCGCGTGACCGCGCCGATTGAACTGGGACGGACAGGTCAGAAATGGGCTCTGATTATCGATGTAAACAACTCGGATGTATTAGCTTCGTCCATCGCCCTGCGGAAAAGCATCGAAGCTCGGTCGGATTCAGCGATCTGGTTACAAATTATTGCAGCATTCGCGGCAGCCGTGCTTTCACTTGGTTTTCTTGCATATTTTGCCAATAAGATATCCAACCCAATCGTTGTCTTGGCTGCCGTATTGCGACGCATTGCAGCAGGAGAAACCGTTGATGAAATTCAGGGTGCAGATCGCAAAGATGAAGTCGGTGAGATCGCCTCGGCATCGGAGACCTTGCGTGTAGGTCTTGAGGAAGCGCGAAAATTACGCGAGGAGGCCACTGCACGTCAAGAGAATGAGCGGCAAGTCCTTGCACGAAGAGAAAAACTTGCAAACAATTTCGTTGAGAGAATGCAGGATTTGTCAGCAAATTTCATCAAGACATCTCAGGAAGTTGGAAGTGCTGCAAAGAAACTGTCCGATACCGCAGAAGAAACATCCAACCAATCCGAGGCTGTTTCATTAGCTTCTGAACAGGCAGCCACCAATGTTGAAACAGTAGCTTCTGCCTCTGAGGAAATGACGACTTCAATTTCTGAGATCAATAACCAAGTCTCACATTCGGCAAGCGTCGCTAATAAGGCACGCACTGAAGCAGAGGCTTCCAATGCCCGCATTCATGAGTTGGCCAAATCCGCAACTGCTATCGGAGATGTCATTGATCTTATCAAAGGCATAGCCGATCAAACCAATCTTTTGGCACTCAATGCCACCATCGAGGCGGCACGTGCTGGTGAAGCTGGCAAGGGCTTCGCTGTCGTTGCTGCGGAAGTGAAGGAACTCGCGACCCAAACAACCAAAGCGACCGAGGAAATCGCCCACAAGGTTGGTGAAATTCAGACAGAGACTGGCACCACAGTATCCTCCATAGGCGAGATTGTTCAGGTGATCACCAATATCCAAGAAATTGCAACCTCAATTGCAAGTTCTATGGAACAACAAGGTGCAGCGACGAGTGAGATTGCTCGAAATTGTCAGGAAGCAGCAACTGGTACGCAACAAGTAAAACACAGTATCGGTGGTGTGAGTGCTGCGGCGAATATGACAAGCCAGGCGTCTGACGAATTGATACAACTGTCACACGGCCTGTCGACAAGCGCAGAAAATCTGAACCAAACTGTGAAGTCGTTTGTTTCGGATTTCGCCGCGGCTTGATAATCACCAATTGCTCGACTTAAAAAGTGCGGAGCGACTAGTTCGCTCCGCTTAGCTTTATTGAAGATCTGGCTGTAACCGCAATTGAAATTAGCTTCAAAACAAAAACCCGCAGCTTACGCAGTCGCTTGCTTCGCAATGGCTGATTTTACAGCCGAAGGCTAACTTTTCGCACACGCAAAAATTGTCCGCTTTGAACGGAGATGCTTAAGCCATGCTGCACTGATGCGAGTCAGCTCTCCGCCCCGTGTTACCAGACGTGCACCTTGTTGCCAAAAAATTTAGGCGCTGCAGCCAATGTCTCAAACGTCCGCGCTCCTGTCACCCAGGCGCTAAAAATGCTGCGCTTCGTTCGAATGGCA encodes:
- the istA gene encoding IS21 family transposase; translated protein: MKRLPMRKIREALRLRAEGLSGRRVAQSLSIGRATISDYFRRADLAGLAWPLPVDLSDSDLELLLYPSQPGASSRAVPQPDWAHMHAELRRKGVTLALLWQEYREVHPDGYGYSQYCARYSAWEGKLSPVMRQRHPAGERLFVDYAGQTVDVICPQTGEVRTAQIFVATLGASNYTYVEASWTQSLPDWISSHVRAFDFFGGVPAMIVSDNLKSAVIKACFHDPAINRTYGDMAAHYDTAVVPARPHKPKDKAKVETAVQLAERWVLARLRNQTFFGLDELNAAIRPLQDQLNAKVTRHLGTSRRALFESLDKPAMKPVPREPYVYAEWKQCRAGIDYHIDVDRHYYSVPYQLIKQRLWVRVAARTIEVFHKGQRVASHVRISGNRQHSTQKEHMPSNHRHRADWTPESIRRQAVRIGPNVDTYVEVVMRRRKHPEQAYRSCMGVLKLARSFGNARLDAACERALEINSYTYQSLHSILKNGLDRQRRETPTDGPAITHPNIRGADYFH
- the istB gene encoding IS21-like element helper ATPase IstB yields the protein MLTHPTLEQLNSLKLDGMAEAFTELASQDGTADLTHAEWLGLLIDREAASRETKRFESRMRTARLRHVGAAPEDVDYKTRRGLDKALFQQLLTGKWIRDKRNLMITGSCGVGKTWLACALAQAACRSGVTVLYKRVPRLFSELEMAHADGRFPRLFRSLTKTQLLILDDWGPDRLNANQRRDLMEIVEERYGAGSILITSQLPLKTWHEVIGEPTFADAILDRLVHNAYRLELEGQSFRKTHVKTGDENNKS
- a CDS encoding antitoxin Xre/MbcA/ParS toxin-binding domain-containing protein; this translates as MSTHFDSNNQIISARAFAKRLGITQTELALLTGVDRQSFYRQSGLRKLNEAVRPLMSILNLASEMTGSDQRAALWFKHQPIPGWAGKTAFDLVLERKSDRVLDYLKSVQSGVYS
- a CDS encoding methyl-accepting chemotaxis protein, coding for MMKLQSIRIKIVGLAALSVLATGGTIAGISLYSSLNLNEYVEQSVSDMQSEEAKRLLGQLAGVKAAHIKEELDHAFQAARNMASALETIATKPEDGGSRLTSRRTQLNALLERVLKDNPKFNGTYSAWVPNGIDANDDAFKGRTDVGSDDTGRALPYWVRDAVGKIALQPLVEYDSKALHSNGIMKGGWFLGPEQSGKESLLAPLPYIVQGKAVQLATISVPIKVDNQFLGVAGSDFDLSFIQKLADNVSQTLYNGNSKANIITDKGLVVASSSTPKAIGGGFDKINELANITLEQLKLDETQVTNDETAGTIRVTAPIELGRTGQKWALIIDVNNSDVLASSIALRKSIEARSDSAIWLQIIAAFAAAVLSLGFLAYFANKISNPIVVLAAVLRRIAAGETVDEIQGADRKDEVGEIASASETLRVGLEEARKLREEATARQENERQVLARREKLANNFVERMQDLSANFIKTSQEVGSAAKKLSDTAEETSNQSEAVSLASEQAATNVETVASASEEMTTSISEINNQVSHSASVANKARTEAEASNARIHELAKSATAIGDVIDLIKGIADQTNLLALNATIEAARAGEAGKGFAVVAAEVKELATQTTKATEEIAHKVGEIQTETGTTVSSIGEIVQVITNIQEIATSIASSMEQQGAATSEIARNCQEAATGTQQVKHSIGGVSAAANMTSQASDELIQLSHGLSTSAENLNQTVKSFVSDFAAA